The DNA region CCGGTCGACGTGCAAGGCGTCGACGTGCCGGTGACGGCGAGTGTCGGCGGCGCGTCCGCGCGAGCGGGCGTGCCTGCCTACGAGGCGCTCATCAACGAGGCGGATGCGGCGCTGTACAGCGCGAAGCGGCAGGGACGCAACCGGTCGGTTGCGTTTATCTGAAGGTCTCTGGGATGTTTGCCGGCCAGCGGGCGCCGGCCCGCTGCCGCGAATCGATCTACTTGCGGCTCATCCACGAGCCGATGACGCGCCACTGGCCGTCGCGGCGCGCGAAATCATCCTTGAAGGCGAACACGGCTTGCTGGCCGTCCGGCGCCATGAAGCGGTTCTCGCCCGTCACCACGGCCTGATCGCCGTCGACGCTAACTTTCATGTACTGCAGCGTTTGCGTCGAACCGGACGGTGCCGGCGATGCATTCAGCACGTCGCTCTTCGAGCGCGCCATACCGGACGGCGTGATTTCGCGATACGAGTCGTCGAGCAGCAGTTTCAGCGTGTCGCGGTCGTGATGCATGCTCGCCTGGACCCAGGCTTCTTCCATCTGGCGAATCACGGCTTCGTCGTTCTCGGCGGCGAAGGTCGGCGTCGCGAGTGCAAAAGCGGCCAAAACGGGAGCGATAAACAGCATATACAGTTTCATCTTTATTCCTTGATGCGATTTAAATCAATAATCCAATTCGGCAGTTTTTAAAACAGCAAATTAAAATCTGATCCGCGTGAATCTAAAATTTGTGTAGTGGATATTTTTATTGCGAAAAGTTAATGTGAATGGTTCAAAAGCATGCTGTGAGCGCCACACGCGGTTATCAGGCGTCCTGGTGCATTGCGTTGCGGGACTAAATGTAGTCTGTAACTAGCCAGAGGACTCTCAGACAACTCTTAATTTGAGATAGTGTTTCGAGATCTTTTGAGTGCCTGCGCGTAGGCAGACCCGCGCATTTTGTCGCCGGTACACTTCGTTCTTCGTCGAGGCAGATCGCGATGGCACGCCCAAGCGGCTTCCCGCTGTTCCTGCGTCCGCTATGAAAGGTTGGTATACTTTTGCCCGTTTTCCGGTCTTTCGGCCGGCGTTTCGCGCGTGTCCGCGCGCGCGGGCGGCTTGCCCTGCGGGTAGGCATGACTTCTTGATCGCCCCCTCGGGGGTGTCTCAGCGGAGATCGTCTTGGCCGTTTCCAATCTCGTCGTGGACGACACACAAACTGACGCAGCTGCTGCAAGCTCGGGCAGCTCGTTTTATCTCGCGATGCGCATCTTGCCGCCTGCGCAGCGCGACGCGATGTACCAGGTCTACGCGTTCTGCCGCGCCGTCGACGATATCGCCGACAGCGACCTGCCGCGCGCCGAGCGCGACGCGGGCCTCGAACGCTGGCGGGCGGACATCGACGCGTGCTACGCCGGTTCGCCGCGCGCGTCGCTGCTCGAGTTGACGCGGCACATCCACACGTTTCATCTGCAGCGGGAAGACTTCCACGCGATGATCGACGGCATGGCCATGGACGCCGCCGCCGACATCTGCGCGCCCGACGAAGCCACGCTCGACCTGTACTGCGACCGTGTCGCGAGCGCAGCCGGCCGGCTATCGGTGAGGATATTCGGGATGCAGGAGCAGCCGGGCATCGAGTTGTCGCACCATCTGGGCCGCGCGCTGCAACTGACGAACATCCTGCGCGACATCGACGAGGACGCGGAGATCAACCGCTGCTATCTGCCGTACGAGCTGCTGGCGCGCGAAGGCATCGCGGCGACGAATCCGCTCACGATCGCCGACGATCCCTCGCTGCCGCGCGTCTGCGCGACGCTTGCGGAGCGCGCGAAGCAGCACTTCGCCGCCGCCGACGCGATCATGGACGCGCAGCCGCGCGCGCAGGTCAAGGCGCCACGCATCATGTCGGGCGTGTATCGACTGCTGCTCGAACGCACGCTGGAACGCGGCTTCGACATTCCGCGCACGAAAGTCAGCAAGCCGAAATTGCGCATGCTGGCGATCGTGGCGCGCTACGCTTTCTTTTGATGCGAAAGCTGGTTCACGTGATCGGTGCGGGGC from Paraburkholderia caribensis includes:
- a CDS encoding nuclear transport factor 2 family protein; its protein translation is MKLYMLFIAPVLAAFALATPTFAAENDEAVIRQMEEAWVQASMHHDRDTLKLLLDDSYREITPSGMARSKSDVLNASPAPSGSTQTLQYMKVSVDGDQAVVTGENRFMAPDGQQAVFAFKDDFARRDGQWRVIGSWMSRK
- the hpnD gene encoding presqualene diphosphate synthase HpnD, which produces MAVSNLVVDDTQTDAAAASSGSSFYLAMRILPPAQRDAMYQVYAFCRAVDDIADSDLPRAERDAGLERWRADIDACYAGSPRASLLELTRHIHTFHLQREDFHAMIDGMAMDAAADICAPDEATLDLYCDRVASAAGRLSVRIFGMQEQPGIELSHHLGRALQLTNILRDIDEDAEINRCYLPYELLAREGIAATNPLTIADDPSLPRVCATLAERAKQHFAAADAIMDAQPRAQVKAPRIMSGVYRLLLERTLERGFDIPRTKVSKPKLRMLAIVARYAFF